The Piliocolobus tephrosceles isolate RC106 unplaced genomic scaffold, ASM277652v3 unscaffolded_68, whole genome shotgun sequence genomic interval TTGCAACTGTAACACACATTGCAAGTGCCAACGTGAGGAGCCATGGCGGGTAAGTCTTCCCCAGGAGAGGATAGGTCTTAGGGAGGAATTAGTTTGGGAAAGGACTGCCTTTCTCATTGGCTTTGTGAATGTTTGTGTGAGCAGCCTTGAGgtggagagggaaagaagaagggagaggCAGGGTGGGAAGATGCCCAGACTTGCACAGCATTTTTGAAGGAACAGATAAAAGCCAGGAAGAATCTGGGATCCTATTGGTATCTGCTATAATTTTGCTAGTGTGTCCACATTTGAAGTGTTATGTAGTTCAGGATTAGAATGGGCACAGGATGGGTATCAGCAGCTGTTGTTCTCAAAGGAAACAGTAAATtcccttcaaaattcatgaaACTGTCAATTCCCTTCAAAATTCAAGAAATCGGGATGTGTCAGAACAGAATGACTTCTGATTTTTAGGAGATTAACAGAAAAATCATGAAATCAAGTTTCCCAAGTCACTCGGTGAGCATATATAGGTAATGCTAGAATCAGAGGGAAGTACATGGAATAAATGCAAAGGTGTAAGACCATTCCTTGGGATTACTGTACTTGTGAAGAGAAGTGTTTAAATGATTGCTTCCCTGTTGGTAAATTGAGAGGGAAATTGTGTCGTGTTCATTATTTGAGGAATCTTTGTGCTTCCAACAGACCAACTCTTGCgtaaaaagagaagaatttttatccattcagtgGGTGCAGGCACAATAAACGCCTTGCTGGATTGCCTATTAGAGGATGAAATTATTAGCCAGGAAGACATGAACAAAGTGAGAGATGAAAATGACACTGTCATGGATAAGGCTCGAGTCTTGATTGACCTTGTTATCGGAAAAGGACCCAGGTCTTGCCTCAAATTTATCAAGCATCTCTGTGAAGAAGACCCTCAACTTGCCACAAAGATGGGTTTGCACAAAGGTAAGGTGGAATGATTCAACCTAATGTCTACATAGTGCCTGTATCTTCAATTCAATTATGATTTTCTTCACTTGTCTTGTCAGTTGATAATAGGGTTCCCATCATTTCAGACTCAGACCCCATTCCTTTATGCATGGTTCTAGCTTGTGTCTCTTCTCCTTACTTTTTTGTGTCCCTTGTACCTATTCTGTCAGTACCCTCTGCTGACTACAGCTCATCTCTAATTCTATGTAGGTGGTAGATCATTACTGCAGTTCATTTAAAGAGTCTAGATGTTTTTATCCTGAATCCTTGGAAAGTTCCTTGGGAGCAATGTACAACATCGCTCCCTCTTGAGCCTAAGAAGCCCATGTGTTTATTGGAAGAGAAGGTAAAAGCTCTTTTTTACCTACCATCCTGCTCTTACCCCATCTCCCTATTAAGTGCTTTTCAGAATATACAATGATGATGGAATTGTCAAAGAATAAATTGAGTGTGTACATAGAATTAAATATGcactaaataattttatttgcatgAAATTATATGTGAATTCTCTTTGGAAGTCAtctcctttgccttttcttttgtgTAACGTAGTCTATCTGCATGCGGCTAATCTACAGGCCATTCTCTGTAGCCTATGCCTTTGTATTTCTAGGCCTCCTAAGAGCCCAGATGCAGGCTCTTGTATGTGAGCTGACCCATTCCAATAACACTTTTCTCCCTCCACAGAGTGAAGATGGAACTCTGG includes:
- the CARD18 gene encoding caspase recruitment domain-containing protein 18 → MADQLLRKKRRIFIHSVGAGTINALLDCLLEDEIISQEDMNKVRDENDTVMDKARVLIDLVIGKGPRSCLKFIKHLCEEDPQLATKMGLHKE